The Phragmites australis chromosome 15, lpPhrAust1.1, whole genome shotgun sequence genome window below encodes:
- the LOC133892293 gene encoding uncharacterized protein LOC133892293, giving the protein MAPPPCQQPVLMDELIEQFLLRLPPAEPTNLVCAALVCKRWCRLVSDHGFRRRFREFHRTPPMLGFLCNLIDCSSGFIARFVPTSSSCTPHTDHRGWRARDSRHGRVLLHTYPTGHVYASFRLVVWDPTTGEWLELPKPPRDPCSWTAAVLCAAVGACDHLNCHRGPFVVVLVGTDDKEMFACVYSSESGAWSEPTSAKHPGDRVSWARSALVGNALYFVFEMNDRILEYDLGTREMPVMQLPAAITSLVSTPYGPIELMAMEDGRLGFARVQESRLCIWSKDVEDAGWTLSKDIELEKLLPLNNGSPTAAHDLVGFADGIGLVFVKVEDGIFTVDLKSGRTRKVCEGSYITSVVPYVNFCTPGTSLSQTS; this is encoded by the coding sequence ATGGCGCCACCGCCATGCCAGCAGCCGGTGCTAATGGATGAGCTCATCGAGCAGTTCCTCCTCCGTCTCCCACCGGCTGAGCCCACGAACCTCGTCTGCGCCGCCCTCGTCTGCAAGCGTTGGTGCCGCCTCGTATCCGACCACGGCTTTCGCCGCAGATTCCGCGAGTTCCACCGCACGCCCCCCATGCTCGGCTTCCTCTGCAACCTCATCGACTGCAGCAGCGGCTTCATCGCGCGCTTCGTTCCCACATCCTCGTCCTGCACGCCCCACACCGACCACCGCGGCTGGCGAGCACGTGACTCTCGCCACGGCCGCGTCCTCCTCCACACCTACCCAACGGGGCACGTCTACGCATCCTTTCGCCTCGTCGTCTGGGACCCTACCACGGGCGAGTGGCTGGAGCTACCCAAGCCGCCGCGGGACCCATGCAGCTGGACCGCCGCCGTGCTCTGTGCTGCCGTCGGCGCATGCGACCACCTCAACTGTCACCGCGGACCCTTCGTCGTTGTTCTCGTGGGAACCGACGACAAGGAGATGTTCGCCTGCGTCTACTCGTCGGAGTCCGGCGCCTGGAGCGAGCCGACCTCTGCAAAGCACCCCGGCGATCGTGTCAGCTGGGCGCGCAGCGCCCTTGTGGGGAATGCACTCTACTTCGTGTTTGAGATGAACGATAGAATTCTTGAGTATGATTTGGGCACGCGGGAAATGCCTGTGATGCAATTACCTGCTGCCATCACAAGCCTAGTATCTACACCCTATGGTCCAATTGAGCTCATGGCTATGGAGGACGGTCGTCTGGGATTCGCAAGAGTGCAGGAGTCCAGACTTTGCATATGGTCCAAGGATGTTGAAGATGCGGGATGGACACTAAGCAAAGACATTGAGCTCGAGAAGCTGCTCCCCCTCAATAATGGCTCCCCGACCGCCGCGCATGATTTGGTTGGCTTTGCGGATGGCATTGGTCTCGTTTTCGTCAAGGTGGAAGATGGGATCTTTACTGTAGATCTGAAGTCTGGCCGGACGAGGAAGGTGTGTGAGGGCTCATACATCACCAGCGTGGTTCCCTATGTGAACTTCTGCACTCCAGGTACTAGTCTCTCTCAGACGTCTTGA
- the LOC133892294 gene encoding uncharacterized protein LOC133892294, translated as MAALMDELVEEVLLRFPPHKPGRLIRAALVCKRWRSIVSDPGFRRRFREFHRTPPIMGVFSNLMEGDTYIVSFEPCALCPPHADRRDLTVLDSRHGRVLLHSMPPAGRDHIINPSEPHVLVVWDPITDEQRELLLPYLYPGMFYAAVLCAATVTCCDHLDCNPGPFLVLIVGTDLEGIFVYVYSSEASAWSEPSSIHLGAMLSSYCMLMPSLLAGDALYFMLEDGHRILKYDLGGRAISMINPPSLHAAGKVALVTAKDGGLGVAGVHGYNLHTWSWRAGPNGTDEWVKERVIELDTMLSITIGDPSTKLDVHSFAEALEAVFKV; from the exons ATGGCGGCGCTGATGGACGAGCTCGTCGAGGAGGTCCTCCTCCGCTTCCCACCGCATAAACCCGGGCGCCTCATCCGCGCCGCCCTCGTCTGCAAGCGATGGCGCAGCATCGTCTCCGACCCCGGCTTCCGTCGCAGGTTCCGCGAGTTCCACCGCACGCCCCCCATCATGGGCGTCTTCTCCAACCTCATGGAAGGCGACACCTACATCGTCTCCTTCGAGCCCTGCGCCTTGTGCCCGCCCCATGCCGACCGCCGCGATTTGACCGTGCTCGACTCCCGCCACGGCCGCGTACTCCTCCACAGCATGCCTCCGGCCGGCAGGGATCACATTATTAATCCTTCAGAGCCGCACGTCCTCGTCGTCTGGGACCCCATCACGGATGAGCAACGGGAATTGCTCCTGCCGTACTTGTACCCTGGCATGTTTTACGCCGCGGTGCTCTGCGCCGCCACCGTTACCTGCTGCGACCACCTCGACTGCAACCCTGGTCCCTTCCTCGTCCTCATCGTGGGCACTGACCTCGAGGGGATATTCGTCTACGTCTACTCATCGGAGGCTTCAGCATGGAGCGAGCCGTCCTCGATCCACCTTGGCGCCATGTTGAGTTCCTACTGCATGCTTATGCCCAGTCTGCTCGCCGGAGACGCACTCTACTTCATGCTTGAGGACGGCCATAGAATCCTCAAGTACGACTTGGGTGGTCGCGCCATATCAATGATCAACCCGCCGTCTCTGCATGCTGCAGGGAAGGTGGCCCTTGTGACGGCGAAGGACGGTGGGCTTGGAGTCGCCGGCGTGCACGGCTATAACCTCCACACTTGGTCGTGGCGGGCTGGTCCGAACGGCACCGATGAATGGGTGAAGGAACGGGTCATCGAGCTGGATACGATGCTCTCAATCACCATTGGTGACCCCTCCACCAAACTCGATGTGCATAGCTTCGCGGAAG CACTGGAAGCAGTCTTCAAGGTGTGA
- the LOC133891959 gene encoding uncharacterized protein LOC133891959, with protein MLQGWSSRLQICYGKVHTMDTAESSLNAKGKGGEKAVGSNPRAKATNWPTAISEFLLDWYIEKKLAMPPNTSFKKLHHTSCTSTVNSKYGTTYTVDQVHHHWKRHKDTWGLVTKHLHESSGGSDDSTKMVTLSQSTLNDLSANDRGILSKPFSSLTSCKNYSVVPQLMVHLCKILPL; from the exons ATGTTGCAGGGGTGGTCTTCTAGGTTGCAGATATGTTATGGGAAAG TTCACACAATGGATACAGCAGAAAGTAGTCTGAATGCTAAGGGCAAGGGAGGTGAGAAAGCTGTGGGATCAAATCCAAGGGCAAAAGCTACAAACTGGCCTACAGCTATATCTGAATTTCTCCTTGATTGGTACATTGAGAAGAAGTTGGCGATGCCTCCCAACACTAGTTTCAAGAAGCTACATCACACATCATGCACATCTACAGTAAACTCCAAGTATGGCACTACCTATACTGTGGATCAAGTTCATCATCATTGGAAGCGTCATAAGGATACTTGGGGCCTTGTGACTAAGCATCTCCATGAGAGTAGTGGTGGCTCGGACGATAGCACAAAAATGGTGACTCTATCTCAGTCTACTTTGAATGACCTCTCG GCAAATGATCGTGGGATTCTCTCTAAACCATTTAGTTCTTTGACAAGTTGCAAGAATTATTCAGTGGTTCCACAGCTGATGGTTCATTTATGCAAGATCCTTCCACTGTAG
- the LOC133893670 gene encoding L-ascorbate oxidase homolog, translated as MGDRLRGSVPAFTPSPPLPPQRQAERRSRFIRSRLFHLKLSFFFSLSACIADLHPAFLCCTVQCNQSLYTRSSAVGNAKSSSSYKTPPPLSLCCTSLHSSHCSVSRSRDPPRLAAVPTMAPPSFSASVTAVTATVVLVLLVAASLAGADDPYRYFTWTVTYGPINPLGTTQQGILINGQFPGPRIDCVTNDNLIVNVINNLDEPFLITWNGIKQRKNSWQDGVAGTNCPIPPGANYTYKFQSKDQIGTFTYFPSLAMHRAAGGFGALNVYQRPAIPVPYPPPAGDFTLLVGDWYKAGHKQLRQTLDAGGAVLSPDGLLINGMQSATFVGDQGKTYLFRVSNVGLKTSINFRIQNHSLKLVEVEGTHPVQNVYDSLDVHVGQSVAFLVTLDKPPQDYAVVASTRFSPANLTVVGTLHYTGGSSRAPGPLPADPPGQFDWSMNQARSFRWNLTASAARPNPQGSFHYGTIPTSRTLVFANSAPVIAGRRRCAVNSVSFVTPDTPLKLADNFNIANVISWDSIAASPDGGAPRPGTPVVRLNLHEFVEVVFQNTENELQSWHLDGYDFWVVGYGTGQWTENQRQTYNLVDAQARHTVQVYPNGWSAILVSLDNQGMWNLRSASWDRQYLGQQLYLRVWTAEQSFANEYSIPTNAILCGRAVGLPH; from the exons ATGGGAGACAGGTTGCGCGGCTCTGTCCCTGCTTTTACTCCCTccccgccattgccgccgcaGCGCCAGGCGGAGCGGAGGTCTCGCTTTATTCGCTCGCGCCTCTTCCATTTAaagctctccttttttttctccctctcaGCTTGCATTGCAGATTTGCATCCTGCATTCCTGTGCTGTACGGTGCAGTGTAATCAATCACTGTATACGCGTAGCTCTGCAGTAGGCAATGCGAAAAGCAGCTCCAGCTACAAAACCCcaccccccctctctctctgctgcACTTCACTGCACTCATCTCACTGCTCCGTTTCTAGATCTAGAGATCCGCCGCGGCTCGCCGCCGTGCCAACAATGGCGCCACCTTCCTTTTCCGCTTCTGTGACGGCGGTGACCGCGACCGTGGTCTTGGTGCTCCTCGTGGCGGCGTCGCTCGCCGGCGCCGACGATCCCTACCGGTACTTCACCTGGACAGTGACGTATGGTCCCATCAACCCGCTCGGCACCACGCAGCAG GGCATCCTGATCAACGGGCAGTTCCCGGGCCCTCGCATCGACTGCGTCACCAACGACAACCTCATCGTCAACGTCATCAACAACCTGGACGAGCCATTCCTCATCACATG GAATGGCATCAAGCAGCGGAAGAACTCGTGGCAGGACGGCGTGGCGGGCACCAACTGCCCCATCCCGCCGGGCGCCAACTACACCTACAAGTTCCAGAGCAAGGACCAGATCGGCACCTTCACCTACTTCCCCTCCCTCGCAATGCACCGCGCAGCCGGCGGCTTCGGCGCACTCAACGTCTACCAGCGACCCGCCATCCCCGTCCCCTACCCGCCGCCCGCCGGCGACTTCACCCTCCTCGTCGGCGACTGGTACAAGGCCGGGCACAAG CAATTGAGGCAGACTCTGGACGCAGGAGGCGCCGTGCTGTCCCCTGACGGCCTTCTGATCAATGGCATGCAATCTGCAACCTTCGTCGGCGACCAAG GGAAGACGTACCTGTTCCGGGTCTCCAATGTCGGCCTCAAGACCTCTATCAACTTCAGGATCCAGAACCACTCGCTGAAGCTTGTGGAGGTCGAAGGCACGCACCCGGTCCAGAACGTCTACGACTCACTGGACGTGCACGTCGGCCAGTCCGTCGCGTTCCTTGTCACCCTCGACAAGCCGCCGCAGGACTACGCTGTCGTCGCGTCCACGCGGTTCAGCCCGGCCAACCTGACGGTGGTCGGGACCCTGCACTACACCGGCGGGAGCTCCAGGGCGCCTGGACCGTTACCGGCCGATCCGCCAGGGCAGTTCGACTGGTCCATGAACCAGGCGAGGTCGTTCAGGTGGAACCTGACGGCCAGCGCGGCGCGGCCCAACCCGCAGGGGTCGTTCCACTACGGCACGATCCCGACGTCGAGGACGCTGGTGTTCGCCAACTCCGCTCCCGTGATCGCCGGGCGGAGGCGGTGCGCGGTGAACAGCGTCTCGTTCGTCACCCCCGACACGCCGCTGAAGCTCGCGGACAACTTCAACATCGCCAACGTGATCTCCTGGGACAGCATCGcggcgagcccggacggcggTGCCCCCCGGCCGGGGACGCCGGTGGTCAGGCTCAACCTGCACGAGTTCGTCGAGGTCGTGTTCCAGAACACCGAGAACGAGCTGCAGTCTTGGCACCTGGATGGATACGATTTCTGGGTTGTCGG GTACGGCACAGGCCAGTGGACTGAGAACCAGCGGCAAACCTACAACTTGGTCGACGCGCAAGCGAGGCATACAGTTCAG GTGTACCCGAACGGATGGTCGGCGATCTTGGTGTCGCTGGACAACCAGGGGATGTGGAACCTGAGGTCCGCGAGCTGGGATCGGCAATACCTTGGCCAGCAGCTGTACCTCAGGGTCTGGACGGCGGAGCAGAGCTTCGCCAATGAGTACAGCATCCCGACGAACGCCATACTCTGTGGCAGAGCCGTCGGTCTACCACACTGA